Proteins co-encoded in one Ictalurus punctatus breed USDA103 chromosome 18, Coco_2.0, whole genome shotgun sequence genomic window:
- the LOC108279137 gene encoding protein kinase C epsilon type, which produces MGNSTSFFRPLRLKKKNKVKLGVEEGAHAVGVESLWRWKTLKHLEEDLSESGMCDGDITSPLDHMERELNEGHSEESRQNEELQPEGKSLEDFNLLSLLGRGGYGKVFLSELRGTDELYALKIIKKDRILADNTIDNTLMERRILVLASKNPYLTHLFSCFQTTHYLCFAMEYVNEGNLSHHIPCPGGFDEPRSQFYAAEISCALMFLHRNEIVHRDVKPENILLDADGHCKLADFGICKEVLQDVKMTFCGSENYVAPEMIQGQKCSTSVDWWALGVLMYEMLTGCRPFDDEDWLKLCESIIEDEPEYPLSLSKNAVSILKAFLKKDPKTRLGCEKSRFRRKEEAIRVHPFFKTINWVLLEQKKITPPFKPLITTKTDVTNFKEEFTREELTLSLVNNAIIEDFSQKEFQGFSYINAME; this is translated from the coding sequence ATGGGTAACTCGACGTCTTTTTTTCGTCCTTTGAGactgaaaaagaagaacaaagtgAAGCTGGGAGTAGAGGAGGGAGCGCACGCCGTCGGTGTGGAAAGTTTATGGAGATGGAAAACTCTGAAACATCTAGAAGAGGATCTCTCTGAGTCCGGCATGTGTGACGGGGACATAACATCGCCCCTTGATCACATGGAGCGGGAATTGAACGAGGGACATTCTGAGGAGAGCCGACAGAACGAGGAGCTGCAACCTGAAGGAAAGAGCTTGGAGGACTTCAACCTCCTCAGCCTGCTTGGAAGGGGTGGATACGGGAAGGTTTTTCTCTCTGAACTCAGAGGCACCGATGAGCTGTATGCGctgaaaataataaagaaagacaGGATTCTGGCAGATAACACCATTGACAACACGCTTATGGAGAGACGCATCCTGGTTCTGGCCAGCAAAAACCCGTACCTGACACACCTTTTCAGCTGCTTCCAGACCACCCATTATTTGTGCTTCGCCATGGAATATGTGAATGAAGGGAACCTTTCACATCACATACCATGCCCAGGTGGCTTTGACGAACCCCGCTCCCAGTTTTATGCTGCTGAGATCTCCTGTGCCCTCATGTTTCTACACCGCAACGAGATCGTTCATCGAGATGTCAAACCCGAAAACATCCTCTTGGACGCAGATGGCCACTGCAAGCTTGCAGACTTTGGCATATGCAAAGAGGTCCTTCAAGATGTCAAGATGACATTCTGTGGCTCGGAAAACTACGTGGCGCCTGAGATGATACAGGGACAGAAATGCAGCACATCGGTGGATTGGTGGGCCCTGGGTGTGCTCATGTACGAGATGCTGACGGGCTGCAGGCCGTTTGACGACGAAGACTGGTTGAAGCTGTGTGAGTCCATCATCGAGGATGAACCGGAGTACCCATTAAGTCTCAGCAAAAACGCAGTCAGCATCCTCAAAGCCTTCCTGAAGAAGGACCCCAAGACTCGTCTCGGCTGTGAGAAGTCGCGCTTCAGGAGGAAGGAGGAAGCTATCAGAGTTCATCCTTTCTTCAAAACAATCAACTGGGTGCTTCTGGAGCAGAAGAAGATTACGCCCCCTTTTAAACCCCTAATAACAACAAAGACGGACGTGACTAACTTTAAAGAAGAGTTCACCCGTGAGGAGCTCACGCTCTCTCTAGTGAATAACGCCATCATCGAGGACTTCAGCCAAAAGGAGTTTCAAGGCTTCTCCTACATTAACGCCATGGAGTAA